The sequence below is a genomic window from Streptomyces sp. NBC_00582.
CGGAATCGCGGCGCTCGTGGATTTCGGCTCGGCGCAGGTACGCGTGTTGAGCCCGTACACCAAGATGATCAAGCTGTAGGACCACTGAGCCCGGTCACGGGACGCCAGGTCCCCTCACGGACCTGCACAAAAGGGAGCCCTCTCATCGATTCGACGTCGCTGTTCTCCGCCCTGGAAGGGCAACCCCGCTCTTCCGCGGCGGCACCGCCGCCGCCGGCGACCAATCCCTTCCAGGCCCCGGACTTCGGGGTGGACGAGCCCGTACCGGACGAGGAGGCACAGGAGGCCGCCTGACCCGGCTGACGGACGGCCGCAGGAGTAGCGTGGACGGGGAGGAGAGGGCCGGGAGAACGTCTCCGGGCCCGGTCCGATCTGCACGCCGGGGGCGGAGTCACGGAGCAGGCATGATCCACGCGGCCGATGTCCGGGAGTGGCGCGAACACGACGTGATCGACCCCAGGGGACGGAAGATCGGCACGCTGGAGGCCGTCTATGTGGACACGGCCACCGACGAACCGGCCATGGTCACCGTCCGTACGGGGCTGCCCACCCGTCAGCGCCTGGTCTTCGTCCCGCTCGACGAGGCGGTCCTGGGGCCCGGCTACGTCAGGGTCCCCCACGCCAAGGGGACGGTACGGAAGGCACCTTCCATCGGGACGGACGACGTCCTGCCCGCCGAGCGGGAGGAAACGATCTTCCGCTACTACGACATGACGTACCGGCCGGGCGTGCACGGCGAACGCCAACTCGCACGGCGCTGACCCTGCCCGGAGGTGGTCGGTTTGTGGGTGACCTTTCTGCTGCTTCTCCTGGTGGCCGTCGTGCTGGGAATCATCGGCACGACCGCGGACGACCTGGGCTATCTGCTGGCCGTAGGAGTCGTGCTCTTCGTGGCCGACGTGGCCTGGGCCGTGACGACGGGCTCCCGCCGCGCCCGCCGACGTCCGGTTCGCTGACCGCACCGGAGCCCGACCGTTCGACGCCGGAGGGCCCGGGTCCTGCTGCCTGGGCCGCGAGCGTGGGCACGCCCTGGTGGGCCGGCTCGGCGCCCCGGGCGTGGACCCGGCCGCCGACCGCACCGACCGAATCGTGTGATCATTCCACTGGCCGAGGTCTTCACTCCGCACGGCCGGGTACTCGGTGCCTCCGACAGGACGACCTGACGAGGAGGATCCGATGAGCACGGTCAAGGAAGCGGTCGACGTGGACGTCCCGCTCCGTGCGGCGTACGGCCAGTGGACGCAGTTCGAGGAGTTTCCCCGCTTCATGGAGGGCGTCGAGGAGGTCCGGCAACTCGACGACCGGCACAACCACTGGACCACCGTCATCGGCGGGGTGCGGCGTGAGTTCGACACGGAGATCGTCGACCAGCTCCCCGACGACCGGATCACCTGGCGGACCGTCACCGGGGAGACGCAGCAGCGCGGATCGGTCCGGTTCGAGCGGATCGACGACATGCACACGCGCGTGGAGCTCACGATGGAGGTCGAACCCAGCGGTCTGGCCGAGAAGGGCGCGGACGCGCTGGGCATGATCGACCGACGGGTGAAGGGCGATCTGCGCCGCTTCAAGGACTACGTCGAGGGCAGCGGCGGCGACGCCGGCTGGCGCGGCCGTATCCAGCCCGGTGACCCCGGCCGGACTCTCTGACGGCCCGGCACCACCTCCGGCCGGCTCGGCGGGCGATCAGCCCCGAGCCGGCCGGAGCCGTACCGGCGCGGGGGCCGGGGAGGTCCCGTCGGGGGAAGACCGCCTCGAAGGGTGCTCGGCCCAGGCACGGCCGCGCAGTTCCGGGTCCCCGAGGACGTCCAGGCCCGTGCAGGCCAGTGCCTCCACGACCGCCGTCAGCACCTCGCGGGCCCGTGCGGAGGCGCCCGCCCTGGCGAACCGAGGGGTGTGGTCGCCGCCGTCGGCGTCCATGATCGCGACGAAGGGATGGATGGCCGGCACCCGGCCGCTGACGTTGCCGATGTCCGAGGAGCCCAGCCGGACCCCCGGGGCGGGCGGGGTGAGGGTGATGCCGGCCCTGGTCAGATGACCGGCGAAGTGCTCGGAGAGCACATGGTTG
It includes:
- a CDS encoding PRC-barrel domain-containing protein, which produces MIHAADVREWREHDVIDPRGRKIGTLEAVYVDTATDEPAMVTVRTGLPTRQRLVFVPLDEAVLGPGYVRVPHAKGTVRKAPSIGTDDVLPAEREETIFRYYDMTYRPGVHGERQLARR
- a CDS encoding SRPBCC family protein; the protein is MSTVKEAVDVDVPLRAAYGQWTQFEEFPRFMEGVEEVRQLDDRHNHWTTVIGGVRREFDTEIVDQLPDDRITWRTVTGETQQRGSVRFERIDDMHTRVELTMEVEPSGLAEKGADALGMIDRRVKGDLRRFKDYVEGSGGDAGWRGRIQPGDPGRTL